Proteins encoded together in one Diabrotica undecimpunctata isolate CICGRU chromosome 3, icDiaUnde3, whole genome shotgun sequence window:
- the LOC140435993 gene encoding uncharacterized protein isoform X1 translates to MKWFAIKVIVVIVFEIFINYTFAEVEDHVMKAVIFYEPFCPHTRGFIEQEVNPFFEGHLSKFVKLEIVPYGSRSSDGKVLCRGNRKTACSLGLIDPTKNNTNSHSNSQCLKFAVQFIRYLRDQFQQVSVDNVDQRCEVAALGSHFPHKFQDVQLGTYYPITNETLIDELKYILNNMSQKNYGYEQEFQNHIFFSLDYNAKDECINKFTSLQRNGSHGKYSFKMLAPLIFLVLYLVTKC, encoded by the exons ATGAAGTGGTTTGCAATCAAGGTTATTGTTGTAATCGTCTTTgagatttttattaattatacttTCGCGGAAGTAGAAGATCACGTG atgaaagCTGTAATTTTTTATGAGCCTTTTTGTCCACATACACGAGGATTTATTGAACAAGAAGTAAATCCATTTTTTGAAGGACATTTATCGAAGTTCGTTAAATTGGAAATAGTACCATACGGTTCCAGG TCTTCAGATGGAAAAGTATTATGCAGGGGTAACCGGAAAACGGCATGCTCCCTTGGTTTAATTGATCCtacgaaaaataatacaaatagcCATTCTAACTCACAGTGTTTAAAGTTCGCCGTACAGTTCATTAGATATTTGAGAGATCAGTTTCAGCAAGTGTCTGTCGACAATGTTGATCAAAGATGCGAGGTTGCTGCCTTGGGTTCCCATTTTCCACATAAATTTCAAGACGTCCAATTGG GAACATATTACCCTATAACAAACGAAACGCTTATTGATGaactaaagtatattttaaacaatatgtCGCAAAAGAATTATGGATACGAACAAGAATTCCAAAACCACATATTTTTCTCACTTGACTACAACGCAAAAGACGAat gTATAAACAAGTTTACAAGTTTACAGAGAAATGGCTCACATGGGAAATATTCGTTTAAAATGTTAGCTCCAttgatttttttagttttgtatttAGTTACTAAATgttaa
- the LOC140435993 gene encoding uncharacterized protein isoform X2, with product MKWFAIKVIVVIVFEIFINYTFAEVEDHVMKAVIFYEPFCPHTRGFIEQEVNPFFEGHLSKFVKLEIVPYGSRSSDGKVLCRGNRKTACSLGLIDPTKNNTNSHSNSQCLKFAVQFIRYLRDQFQQVSVDNVDQRCEVAALGSHFPHKFQDVQLGTYYPITNETLIDELKYILNNMSQKNYGYEQEFQNHIFFSLDYNAKDEFVRNYHLGDTMNRSIR from the exons ATGAAGTGGTTTGCAATCAAGGTTATTGTTGTAATCGTCTTTgagatttttattaattatacttTCGCGGAAGTAGAAGATCACGTG atgaaagCTGTAATTTTTTATGAGCCTTTTTGTCCACATACACGAGGATTTATTGAACAAGAAGTAAATCCATTTTTTGAAGGACATTTATCGAAGTTCGTTAAATTGGAAATAGTACCATACGGTTCCAGG TCTTCAGATGGAAAAGTATTATGCAGGGGTAACCGGAAAACGGCATGCTCCCTTGGTTTAATTGATCCtacgaaaaataatacaaatagcCATTCTAACTCACAGTGTTTAAAGTTCGCCGTACAGTTCATTAGATATTTGAGAGATCAGTTTCAGCAAGTGTCTGTCGACAATGTTGATCAAAGATGCGAGGTTGCTGCCTTGGGTTCCCATTTTCCACATAAATTTCAAGACGTCCAATTGG GAACATATTACCCTATAACAAACGAAACGCTTATTGATGaactaaagtatattttaaacaatatgtCGCAAAAGAATTATGGATACGAACAAGAATTCCAAAACCACATATTTTTCTCACTTGACTACAACGCAAAAGACGAat ttgtcaggaattatcatttaggggacacgatgaatcggagcattcgttaa